One Onthophagus taurus isolate NC chromosome 11, IU_Otau_3.0, whole genome shotgun sequence genomic window carries:
- the LOC139431972 gene encoding eggshell protein 1-like produces the protein MLEMRHLLVFSLVLLSCRAQQSRGRLGILYPVDFSTGDRYSENSIEEPKSRPIPDNGLIIIRLVPSETYDESINYNEAFIPSGRVRRSAYKSGGGGGGKGGGGGFGGGGGFGGGGGFGGGGGKGGGFGGGGGFGGGGGGGGSGLGGGGSHGGGGLGGGGLGGGHGGGGLGGGNGGGGLGGGGLGGGHGGGGGGGLGGGGGLGGGGHGGGGLGGGGLGGGGHGGGGGLGGGQGGGLGGGGGHGGGGGLGGGGGQGGGGHGGGGLGGGGLGGGLGGGGGHGGGGGLGGGGGHGGGGGLGGGGGPGGGGYGGKGHGGKGGAWATSSSAAGSYGR, from the exons ATGCTCGAGATGAGACATTTACTAGTCTTTAGTTTGGTTCTGCTATCGTGCAGAGCCCAGCAGTCAAGGGGAAGATTGGGCATCCTCTACCCAGTAGATTTCTCCACCGGTGATAGATATTCGGAAAATTCTATTGAAGAACCTAAATCTAGACCAATTCCTGATAATGGCTTGATTATCATTCGATTAGTACCGAGTGAAACTTACGACGAATCCATTAATTACAATGAAGCATTCATTCCTTCTGGAAGAGTTCGAAGATCAGCCTATAAAAGTGGTGGAGGCGGAGGAGGAAAAGGCGGTGGTGGAGGATTTGGCGGTGGCGGTGGATTTGGCGGCGGCGGAGGTTTTGGTGGAGGCGGTGGCAAAGGAGGTGGATTTGGTGGCGGTGGAGGTTTtggaggaggaggaggtggAGGCGGCAGTGGATTAGGAGGAGGTGGAAGTCACGGCGGTGGAGGACTTGGTGGAGGAGGACTTGGAGGAGGTCACGGTGGTGGTGGACTTGGAGGAGGGAATGGTGGTGGAGGACTCGGAGGAGGTGGTCTTGGAGGTGGACATGGCGGCGGTGGTGGGGGAGGATTAGGAGGAGGCGGCGGTTTAGGAGGAGGTGGACATGGTGGAGGTGGTCTTGGAGGCGGAGGGTTAGGAGGAGGTGGTCATGGTGGAGGCGGAGGACTTGGTGGAGGACAAGGTGGAGGCCTTGGTGGGGGTGGTGGTCATGGAGGCGGAGGAGGTCTTGGAGGCGGTGGAGGACAAGGTGGTGGAGGTCATGGTGGTGGAGGACTAGGAGGAGGAGGACTTGGAGGTGGTCTAGGAGGTGGTGGAGGTCATGGGGGTGGTGGTGGCCTAGGAGGTGGCGGAGGTCACGGTGGTGGTGGTGGACTTGGCGGAGGAGGTGGACCAGGTGGCGGAGGATATGGAGGTAAAGGGCATGGAGGAAAAGGTGGAGCTTGGGCTACGTCATCGAGCGCCGCGGGTTCTTA tggaagataa